Sequence from the Aquimarina sp. Aq107 genome:
TGATTAAAGGAGATGGAGAAAGCCTACCTTATGATAATGATTATTTCGATGCAATTACTGTAGCTTTTGGTGTAAGAAATTTTGAAGATTTAGATCAAGGTCTATCAGAGATATATAGAGTTTTAAAACCTGGAGGTATTTTTGTTGTTTTAGAAACCTCTGTACCCACCAAAACACCTTATAAACAAGGATATAAACTACATACTTCTTTAATTTTACCATTAATTGGGAAGATCTTTTCTAAAGACAGATCTGCATATTCATATCTTAGTGAAAGTGCCGCAGCTTTTCCTTATGGAGATGCTTTCAACAATATTTTGAGAAAAATTGGGTTTATAGAAGTCGAGGATAATCCGCAAACTTTTGGTGTTGCCACAATTTATACAGCCACAAAATAATATGAAAAGAGTTTTTATAGCAATAGCTGTTATCGTTTGTACTCAGAATGTGAGTGCACAATTGTTTTCTAAAGAACGAGTTAGAAATCTTCAAAATTACGATAAACCTAGATTAAGTTGGGGTTATATCCTTGGGTTTAATAGTTATGATTTTAATTTTGATTATAAAGCTACACCAGAAGGAGAAGAACCTATATTGGATGGTGATGTTCAAGTAGCAAAATCTATAGGTTTTAATGTAGGATTATTAGGTAATATGAGAATCAATGATTATCTAGATCTTAGACTAGAACCTCAGGTATCTTTTGTTCGAAGAGATCTTACATTTACTGGACCAGATTTTGAAGATTCTCAAAGATTTAGAGAAGTAACATCAACCTATGTACACATCCCTCTTTTACTAAAAATATCTACCAAAAGGCTTAATAATTTTAAACCTTTTATTGTTGGAGGAGTATCTACCTCTATTAATTTATCAAGTAATGAGGATAATCCCGATGATAATAGTGTAGGACAATTTAGAACTAAAACGAATACTAATTATTTCGAACTTGGATTTGGAATAGACTTTTACATGTTCTATTTCAAATTTACACCTTCTATTAGAGGAGTATTCGCTATGTCTGATGAGTTAGTAGCCGATAACGACCCTAATAGCCCTTACACTGCTGCTATTGATAAAATGTCGTCAAGAGGAATTTTCATCAATTTTACCTTCCAGTAGTTTTTAAATTCGCCTAAATTCATTTAGAATAATAGCAGTTGCAGTCGCCACATTAAGACTTTCTGTTACTGGAGTAATTCCAAATCTTGGTATTGCAATCTTTTTGTTTACTAATTGCTCTATATCAGAAGAAATACCGTTCGCTTCATTCCCCATCACAATAATTCCTTTTTTAGGTAATTGTTCACTATAAATGGTATTGCCATCCATAAAAGTGCCGTATACCGACATTTCTTCTCTTCCAGAAATTAAAAAACGCTCTAGATTCGTATAAACAATATTAACTCTTGTTACGGACCCCATTGTTGCCTGAATAACCTTTGGGTTAAAACAGTCAACCGTTTGCTCTGAACAAACTAAATCTTTAATACCAAACCAATCACATAGTCTTATAATTGTCCCTAAATTTCCTGGATCTCTAACGTCATCTAACGCTAAAATTAGCCCATCATTCTTCAACAGTTGAGTTTCTGGAATATAAAACATAGCTAATGCAAACTGCGGAGTCGTCAGAAAACTGATGCTTTTAAGCTCAGTTTCTGTAACAGTAAAAACTTTTTCTGAACTTATTTTAAAAAAAGAAGTATCCAAAGCAAAAAGTGAATGAAGCTTCAAATCAGCTTCTAGCAACTCATTAATCACCTTTTTACCTTCTGCAACAAATAATCCATGTTGTTTTCGGTACTTTTTTTGATGTAAACTATTTATTAATTTCTTTTGGTTTTTGCTAACCATACAAATAATGTATTTTTGACACAATAATGAATCTCGATTGAAACACCTGCTCACAAAAATAGTATTTGTTGTAATATCTACAATTTTTTTAATTTCTTGTAATGCGATTAAAAGAGTGCCAGAGGAAGAACACCTGTTGACTAAAAATGAAATTTTTGTTGACAGCACTAAAACCAACGACGCTAAATTATATAATCAGCTTTACCAAAAGCCTAATTCTAAACTTGCTTGGACTCCTT
This genomic interval carries:
- the ubiE gene encoding bifunctional demethylmenaquinone methyltransferase/2-methoxy-6-polyprenyl-1,4-benzoquinol methylase UbiE — protein: MSEKITPYKDKNTTKKQQVTEMFDTISGNYDGLNRVISFGIDVKWRKKVVKIVADTKPNSILDVATGTGDLAINLAKTGASEIIGLDISAGMLEVGKDKVKAKKLDQTISMIKGDGESLPYDNDYFDAITVAFGVRNFEDLDQGLSEIYRVLKPGGIFVVLETSVPTKTPYKQGYKLHTSLILPLIGKIFSKDRSAYSYLSESAAAFPYGDAFNNILRKIGFIEVEDNPQTFGVATIYTATK
- a CDS encoding porin family protein produces the protein MKRVFIAIAVIVCTQNVSAQLFSKERVRNLQNYDKPRLSWGYILGFNSYDFNFDYKATPEGEEPILDGDVQVAKSIGFNVGLLGNMRINDYLDLRLEPQVSFVRRDLTFTGPDFEDSQRFREVTSTYVHIPLLLKISTKRLNNFKPFIVGGVSTSINLSSNEDNPDDNSVGQFRTKTNTNYFELGFGIDFYMFYFKFTPSIRGVFAMSDELVADNDPNSPYTAAIDKMSSRGIFINFTFQ
- a CDS encoding RNA methyltransferase, which encodes MVSKNQKKLINSLHQKKYRKQHGLFVAEGKKVINELLEADLKLHSLFALDTSFFKISSEKVFTVTETELKSISFLTTPQFALAMFYIPETQLLKNDGLILALDDVRDPGNLGTIIRLCDWFGIKDLVCSEQTVDCFNPKVIQATMGSVTRVNIVYTNLERFLISGREEMSVYGTFMDGNTIYSEQLPKKGIIVMGNEANGISSDIEQLVNKKIAIPRFGITPVTESLNVATATAIILNEFRRI